In Halopseudomonas xinjiangensis, a single genomic region encodes these proteins:
- a CDS encoding GtrA family protein — MIRFALYCFCGGIGVLSDLSLYYVLLAFGVPYQAANAAGYMMGTLISFILNRRITFGVRDQLLRRLAMFFGVAGVGYLASALMLWVMIDRFHIDAALAKILTLPVVVIIQFSLNRLLTFRQNRTGVDASESI, encoded by the coding sequence ATGATTCGATTTGCGCTGTATTGTTTTTGCGGTGGCATCGGCGTCTTGAGCGATCTTTCCCTCTACTATGTGCTGTTGGCGTTCGGCGTTCCCTATCAGGCTGCCAACGCCGCCGGTTACATGATGGGCACCCTGATCAGTTTTATTCTCAACCGACGGATAACCTTTGGCGTCCGCGATCAGCTGCTGCGACGGCTAGCCATGTTCTTCGGCGTTGCCGGGGTGGGCTATCTTGCCTCCGCGCTGATGCTGTGGGTAATGATCGACCGCTTTCACATTGACGCGGCTCTGGCCAAGATCCTTACCCTGCCAGTCGTCGTCATCATCCAATTTTCCTTGAATCGTTTGCTCACGTTTCGTCAGAACCGGACGGGCGTAGACGCAAGCGAATCGATTTGA
- the pgi gene encoding glucose-6-phosphate isomerase, which produces MTDAKKRQWDELLTHGATASKQHLADLFAEDPDRFTKMHRQFGPLMFDFSKQRVTEETLNHLFELARTHELNEWIARLFAGEKVNDTEGRAAMHWALRLPQDAICEVDGENVTAQVHEQLARMERIVEKIQAGQWRGATGEVITDVINIGVGGSDLGPLMVTEALADFSTRTRHRLNIHFASTIDGSQLSQLLRDKKPQTTLFIVSSKSFTTIDTLTNASTALQWLQRSFGRRASSSILHCHFVGVSASPDKMTEWGIAEENQIGFWGWVGGRYSMWSAIGLPIALKIGVQGFRDFLAGAYDMDEHFKNARWEDNLPVLMAMLGVWNTNVLGINGLAILPYDGRLKQLPLYLEQLEMESNGKSVTREGEPVERATCPIIWGDVGPNAQHAFYQLLHQGTEAVTCDFIVPARRYHESLHHDAADELIAQHQLALANCLAQSRLLALGDAALKDAENEPLYKRYRGNQPSSTLLLDELDPYSLGALIALYEHKVFVQSVIWGINPFDQWGVEMGKKIAMTTLGKIRGEDNELDDTDVSTAGLLRRIRAEWK; this is translated from the coding sequence ATGACTGACGCCAAGAAACGCCAATGGGATGAGTTGCTCACGCATGGAGCGACGGCCAGCAAGCAGCATCTTGCCGATCTGTTCGCTGAGGACCCCGACCGGTTCACCAAGATGCACCGGCAGTTCGGACCGCTGATGTTCGATTTTTCCAAGCAGCGTGTAACCGAAGAAACCCTCAATCATCTGTTCGAGCTGGCGCGTACGCATGAGCTGAACGAATGGATCGCTCGTCTGTTCGCCGGTGAAAAAGTGAACGACACCGAAGGACGTGCGGCCATGCACTGGGCCTTGCGGCTTCCGCAGGACGCTATATGCGAGGTCGACGGCGAAAACGTCACCGCACAGGTGCATGAACAGCTTGCACGCATGGAGCGCATCGTAGAGAAGATCCAGGCCGGCCAATGGCGCGGTGCCACGGGTGAAGTCATCACCGACGTGATCAATATCGGCGTCGGCGGCTCCGACCTCGGGCCATTGATGGTGACAGAGGCCCTCGCGGATTTCTCCACCCGGACGCGCCATCGCCTGAATATTCACTTCGCTTCCACGATCGACGGCAGCCAGCTCTCACAGCTGTTGCGGGACAAGAAACCGCAGACCACGCTGTTCATCGTATCGTCAAAATCGTTCACCACCATCGACACGCTGACCAACGCTTCTACCGCATTGCAGTGGCTGCAGCGGTCCTTCGGTCGCCGGGCGAGCTCAAGCATCCTGCACTGTCACTTCGTCGGCGTTTCCGCCTCGCCGGACAAGATGACCGAGTGGGGCATCGCCGAAGAGAATCAGATCGGCTTCTGGGGATGGGTTGGTGGCCGCTATTCGATGTGGTCAGCGATTGGTCTGCCGATCGCACTCAAGATTGGCGTGCAGGGCTTCCGCGATTTCCTTGCGGGTGCTTATGACATGGATGAACACTTCAAGAATGCCCGCTGGGAAGACAACCTGCCGGTGCTGATGGCGATGCTTGGAGTGTGGAACACCAATGTGCTCGGCATCAATGGCCTGGCGATCCTGCCGTACGATGGCCGGCTCAAGCAGCTCCCTCTTTATCTCGAGCAGCTGGAGATGGAATCGAACGGCAAGAGCGTGACCCGAGAGGGCGAACCGGTGGAACGCGCGACCTGCCCGATCATCTGGGGCGACGTCGGACCGAATGCACAGCATGCGTTCTATCAGCTGTTGCATCAGGGCACCGAGGCCGTCACCTGTGACTTCATCGTGCCGGCGCGCCGGTATCACGAGTCGCTCCATCACGATGCGGCGGATGAGCTGATTGCCCAGCATCAGCTGGCATTGGCGAACTGTCTTGCTCAGTCGCGGTTGCTCGCGCTGGGCGATGCTGCGTTGAAGGATGCCGAGAACGAGCCCCTGTACAAGCGCTATCGCGGGAATCAGCCGAGTTCGACCTTGCTTCTCGACGAGCTTGATCCGTACAGCCTCGGCGCGTTGATCGCTCTCTACGAACACAAGGTATTCGTTCAGTCGGTGATCTGGGGCATCAACCCGTTTGATCAGTGGGGCGTGGAGATGGGCAAGAAGATCGCCATGACCACCCTTGGCAAGATCCGCGGGGAAGACAACGAGCTGGATGACACCGACGTCTCCACAGCCGGCCTGCTACGCCGGATTCGCGCAGAATGGAAATAA
- a CDS encoding NAD-dependent epimerase/dehydratase family protein: protein MVVGRGLLATAFALELGERDDLIVFASGAANSKGRDAEAFLRERRMLEECTRQGRRLVYFGTCSVHDPELHDSPYTQHKLRMEELAKQSARYAIFRLPQVVGPTQNQHTLTNYVRTMIMSGQPFTVWRGARRNIIDVTDVARIAHVMLDDAPADSCFTVNIANPRSIAVTELVHTFETVLGKKGTYTVVEGGGAYEIDTSRSSEAAVRAGINFDTHYVENVLRKYYGK from the coding sequence ATGGTGGTTGGACGAGGTCTGCTTGCAACTGCTTTTGCGTTGGAGCTCGGAGAGCGAGACGACCTGATCGTCTTTGCATCGGGGGCGGCCAATTCAAAGGGGCGCGATGCGGAAGCTTTTCTTCGTGAACGACGGATGCTCGAAGAGTGTACGCGCCAGGGCCGCCGGCTCGTGTATTTCGGCACCTGCAGCGTCCATGATCCTGAACTGCATGATTCGCCATATACACAACACAAGTTGCGCATGGAGGAACTGGCGAAGCAGTCTGCCCGCTATGCGATTTTCAGACTCCCCCAGGTTGTAGGTCCTACGCAGAATCAACACACGCTGACGAATTACGTTCGGACGATGATCATGTCGGGCCAGCCATTCACTGTCTGGCGTGGCGCCCGAAGGAACATCATCGACGTGACGGACGTAGCTCGCATCGCTCATGTGATGCTCGATGACGCCCCTGCGGACAGTTGTTTCACCGTAAACATCGCCAATCCCCGTTCGATTGCGGTGACCGAACTGGTACACACCTTCGAAACCGTCCTCGGTAAGAAAGGTACATACACCGTGGTCGAAGGGGGCGGAGCTTACGAGATCGACACTTCAAGATCCTCCGAGGCAGCCGTGCGTGCCGGGATCAACTTCGATACACACTACGTTGAAAATGTTCTGAGGAAGTATTATGGCAAGTGA
- a CDS encoding polysaccharide biosynthesis protein, which yields MIRERLANLSYSQKRSIQIVLDVLLLWLALWTAFYLRLGTEEGWLWPEHGQGWIFILAPILAIPFYIRLGMYRAVLRYFGNDALKCIAKAVTLGFVALAATMYILREVGMEVLLSRSVFFMYWCLSLCLLGGLRLAVREYFLGDWFTAGNPFEKSLVDRDVGRPVAIYGAGGAGNELVASLKISRMYKPVAFIDENPYLHGRTVQGLPVYSSEQIGEMIQDTGVRDLFLAIPSASRSRRREVLTTLEQYPLHVRSMPGIMDLVTGKVKVDDLQEVDIADLLGRDAVPPDPSLFARCITGKTVMVTGAGGSIGSELCRQIVSSLPSRLVLFEHSEYALYKIHAELKHWLGNRLGNVVIVPILGSIRNEARLEQVIERWEVETIYHAAAYKHVPIVEHNVSEGVMNNVFGTLNVAQAAIRCQVESVVLVSTDKAVRPTNVMGSTKRLAEMVLQALNTEQAPRLWGKSSSVNHLNRTRFEMVRFGNVLDSSGSVIPLFREQIQQGGPVTVTHPDITRYFMTIPEAAQLVIQAGAMGQGGDVFVLDMGEPVRILDLARKMVLLSGLSVRDESSPKGDIEIVFTGLRPGEKLYEELLIGDNPEPTIHSKIRRANEAHLSWDRLLGVLDELESAVRQEDPQRVREMLLATVQGYTPGVDIVDLLYDERFRKDGA from the coding sequence TTGATTCGAGAGCGGTTAGCGAACCTCAGCTACAGCCAGAAGCGCAGCATCCAGATCGTCCTCGACGTGTTACTCCTCTGGCTGGCGCTATGGACCGCATTTTATCTCCGCCTTGGTACTGAGGAGGGTTGGCTTTGGCCAGAGCATGGGCAAGGTTGGATTTTCATCCTCGCTCCAATTCTCGCCATTCCTTTCTACATACGCCTGGGTATGTACCGTGCTGTCCTGCGGTATTTCGGCAATGACGCGCTCAAATGCATTGCCAAGGCGGTAACGCTCGGTTTCGTCGCGCTGGCCGCCACCATGTATATCCTGCGGGAAGTAGGTATGGAAGTCCTTCTCTCCCGCTCTGTTTTCTTCATGTATTGGTGCCTCAGCCTCTGCCTGCTAGGCGGTCTTCGCTTGGCGGTGCGGGAGTACTTTCTCGGCGACTGGTTCACTGCCGGTAATCCGTTCGAAAAAAGTCTGGTCGACCGCGATGTCGGCAGACCAGTGGCAATCTATGGCGCAGGCGGTGCGGGCAACGAGCTGGTTGCTTCGCTAAAGATCAGCCGCATGTACAAACCTGTTGCCTTCATAGATGAAAATCCATATTTGCACGGACGTACCGTGCAGGGGCTACCGGTATATTCGTCTGAACAGATCGGCGAGATGATCCAGGACACAGGAGTCAGAGATCTGTTTCTCGCAATTCCATCTGCTAGCCGTTCACGGCGTCGGGAGGTGCTCACAACATTGGAGCAATACCCGCTCCACGTGCGGAGCATGCCCGGTATCATGGATCTGGTGACGGGGAAGGTGAAGGTGGACGATCTGCAAGAGGTCGACATCGCCGATCTCCTCGGGCGCGATGCCGTGCCGCCGGATCCTTCGTTGTTCGCTCGTTGCATCACAGGCAAGACCGTGATGGTCACCGGGGCGGGCGGCTCCATCGGCAGCGAACTTTGCCGGCAGATCGTATCCTCGCTTCCTTCCCGCCTGGTCCTATTCGAACACAGCGAATATGCGCTGTATAAAATTCACGCCGAGCTCAAACACTGGCTCGGCAACCGTTTAGGCAACGTGGTCATCGTGCCTATCCTTGGGTCCATCCGCAACGAAGCGCGGCTGGAGCAGGTTATCGAACGCTGGGAAGTCGAAACGATCTATCACGCGGCTGCGTATAAACATGTGCCGATCGTGGAACATAACGTGTCCGAAGGGGTGATGAACAACGTATTCGGTACTCTCAACGTGGCGCAGGCAGCGATTCGCTGCCAAGTGGAGAGCGTTGTGCTTGTCTCGACCGACAAGGCGGTTCGACCTACGAATGTAATGGGCTCGACTAAGCGTCTCGCGGAGATGGTTCTCCAAGCTCTGAATACCGAGCAGGCTCCGCGATTGTGGGGCAAAAGCTCATCAGTCAACCACCTCAATCGCACACGTTTCGAGATGGTGCGGTTCGGGAACGTCCTGGATTCGTCAGGTTCTGTCATCCCCCTGTTCCGTGAACAAATTCAACAGGGCGGCCCGGTCACCGTCACGCATCCGGACATCACTCGCTATTTCATGACCATTCCCGAGGCCGCGCAGCTCGTAATTCAAGCGGGTGCCATGGGGCAGGGTGGGGATGTATTCGTACTGGACATGGGTGAACCCGTCCGCATTCTGGATCTTGCTCGCAAGATGGTATTGCTCTCCGGGCTCAGCGTTCGAGACGAAAGCAGTCCCAAAGGTGATATTGAAATCGTGTTTACTGGTCTGCGGCCCGGTGAAAAGCTCTACGAAGAGCTGTTGATCGGTGATAATCCCGAGCCGACGATTCACTCCAAGATCCGGCGAGCGAATGAGGCGCATCTCTCTTGGGACCGGCTTCTAGGCGTGCTTGACGAGCTTGAATCGGCTGTACGGCAGGAAGACCCTCAGCGAGTGCGGGAAATGCTTCTTGCCACGGTCCAGGGTTACACCCCCGGCGTCGACATCGTAGACCTGCTCTACGACGAGCGTTTTCGCAAGGACGGAGCGTGA
- the glmS gene encoding glutamine--fructose-6-phosphate transaminase (isomerizing), which yields MCGIVGAIAQRNITPILIEGLRRLEYRGYDSAGVAVMNDDHSIQRVRAVGKVIELEKSLSETPALGHLGIAHTRWATHGKPAEHNAHPHISDGLAVVHNGIIENHAPLRKKLKELGYAFTSETDTEVVAHLLAYHYGQSKDLLEAFRQTLGEIHGAYALAVIHEDEPETLYCSRMGSPLVIGEGVEEHYIASDPLALLQVTDCFRYLEEGDYARVSREQCDIWNIKHEAVERPVKRYEHAAHSLDKGEYRHFMLKEIYEQPEAITQTLAGTLGDDHVLTALLGPEAETRLADIEHVHIVACGTSFHAGLVARYWIEAQVGITCQVEVASEYRYRTVVVPKNTLLITISQSGETADTLAALRFAKDQGYLATLALCNVAGSSLVREANWRLLTHAGPEIGVASTKAFTTQLVALLWLTTALIQARGGDKQQIITNINALKSLPGMVEQALQLDTRIAELAERFANKHHALFLGRGTHFPIAMEGALKLKEISYIHAEAYAAGELKHGPLALVDENMPVVSVAPSGSLLEKLKSNLEEVRARGGQLITFACERVEHAEEGTAQTITLPWVEDCISPILYTIPLQLLSYHVALVKGTDVDKPRNLAKSVTVE from the coding sequence ATGTGCGGAATCGTCGGCGCCATCGCTCAACGTAATATCACTCCCATCCTGATTGAAGGCCTGCGGCGCCTCGAATACCGCGGCTACGACTCGGCCGGGGTGGCGGTGATGAATGACGATCACAGCATTCAGCGCGTTCGCGCCGTCGGCAAGGTAATCGAGCTGGAAAAGAGCCTGAGCGAAACGCCAGCGCTCGGCCACCTGGGCATTGCCCACACTCGCTGGGCGACGCATGGCAAACCAGCTGAACACAACGCGCATCCGCACATTTCCGATGGCCTGGCCGTCGTTCACAACGGCATCATCGAAAACCACGCGCCGCTGCGAAAGAAGCTCAAGGAGCTTGGCTACGCCTTCACTTCGGAAACCGACACCGAAGTCGTCGCCCATTTGCTCGCTTATCACTACGGTCAAAGCAAGGACCTGCTCGAGGCATTCCGCCAAACGCTCGGTGAAATCCACGGCGCTTATGCGCTCGCCGTGATTCACGAAGACGAGCCGGAAACCCTGTATTGCTCCCGCATGGGCAGCCCGCTGGTCATTGGCGAGGGCGTCGAAGAGCACTACATCGCCTCAGACCCGCTTGCCCTGTTGCAGGTAACCGACTGCTTCCGCTACCTGGAAGAAGGCGATTACGCTCGGGTCAGCCGCGAGCAGTGCGACATATGGAACATCAAGCATGAAGCGGTCGAGCGGCCGGTGAAGCGCTACGAGCATGCAGCCCATAGCCTGGACAAGGGCGAGTATCGCCACTTCATGCTCAAGGAAATCTACGAGCAGCCCGAAGCCATTACTCAGACCCTGGCCGGCACCCTGGGCGACGACCACGTTCTCACCGCCCTGCTTGGCCCGGAAGCCGAGACGCGCCTGGCCGACATCGAACACGTCCACATTGTCGCCTGCGGCACGAGCTTCCATGCCGGTCTCGTGGCCCGTTACTGGATTGAGGCACAGGTCGGCATCACCTGCCAGGTGGAAGTGGCCAGTGAGTATCGCTACCGCACCGTAGTCGTGCCGAAAAACACGCTTCTGATCACCATCTCCCAGTCCGGCGAGACCGCCGACACCCTGGCCGCCCTGCGCTTTGCCAAGGATCAGGGTTACCTGGCGACACTGGCTTTGTGTAACGTCGCGGGCAGCTCACTTGTGCGGGAGGCAAACTGGCGGCTGCTGACCCATGCCGGCCCGGAAATCGGCGTCGCCTCGACCAAGGCGTTCACCACCCAGCTGGTCGCCCTGCTTTGGTTAACCACTGCTCTGATACAGGCTCGCGGTGGAGACAAGCAGCAAATCATCACCAACATCAATGCGCTGAAATCGCTCCCCGGCATGGTCGAGCAGGCGTTGCAGCTCGACACACGCATTGCCGAACTTGCCGAGCGCTTCGCCAATAAACATCACGCACTCTTTCTCGGGCGCGGTACGCACTTCCCGATTGCCATGGAAGGTGCGCTCAAGCTCAAGGAAATCTCGTACATTCACGCTGAGGCGTACGCCGCTGGCGAGCTGAAGCATGGACCGTTAGCGTTAGTCGATGAGAACATGCCCGTCGTCAGCGTCGCACCCAGCGGCAGTCTGCTGGAGAAGCTCAAATCCAACCTGGAAGAAGTTCGTGCGCGTGGCGGACAGTTGATTACGTTTGCCTGCGAGAGGGTCGAGCACGCCGAGGAAGGCACGGCGCAGACTATTACGCTGCCATGGGTGGAGGATTGCATATCGCCAATTCTCTATACCATTCCACTTCAGTTGTTGAGCTATCACGTAGCGTTGGTGAAGGGCACTGATGTGGATAAGCCGCGCAACCTGGCGAAGTCGGTTACAGTCGAATAG
- a CDS encoding phosphohexomutase domain-containing protein (capsular polysaccharide biosynthesis protein; catalyzes the formation of D-mannose 6-phosphate from alpha-D-mannose 1-phosphate): MTQLTCFKAYDIRGQLGTELNEDIAYRIARAFARFLKPRRIVLGGDVRKTSPELKAALANGLRDEGVDVLDLGLAGTEEVYFATFHLEVDGGIEVTASHNPIDYNGFKLVREGSRPISADTGLADIRQTAEEMNIELQDGRDPSVPDSARGQYEQVDTRKAFVEHLMGYIEPDKFTPLKLVVNAGNGAAGPVIDAIEQAFKDKQIPVTFIKICHEPDGTFPNGIPNPILIENRETTSKAVLEHGADMGIAWDGDFDRCFLFDEQGRFIEGYYIVGLLAEAFLKKEPGAAIIHDPRLVWNTVEQVEENGGRAVQTKAGHAFIKERMRKEDAAYGGEMSAHHYFRNFAYCDSGMIPWLLVAELLCRKGGPMSEMVGERIAAYPSSGEINLKVNDAPAVLKSIEQQYAKDALDVDYTDGVSICFADWRFNLRASNTEPVIRLNVESRGDFDLMERETQRLLEAIKAL; encoded by the coding sequence ATGACACAGCTGACCTGTTTCAAGGCTTACGACATTCGGGGCCAGCTTGGCACCGAATTGAATGAAGACATTGCTTATCGCATCGCCCGTGCTTTCGCCAGATTCCTCAAGCCCCGGCGCATCGTACTGGGCGGAGATGTTCGTAAAACGTCTCCAGAGCTGAAAGCGGCTTTGGCAAACGGTCTGCGCGACGAAGGCGTGGACGTGCTCGACCTGGGGCTCGCCGGTACGGAAGAGGTGTATTTCGCTACTTTCCATCTTGAGGTGGATGGCGGCATCGAAGTGACTGCCTCGCACAACCCGATCGATTACAACGGCTTCAAGCTGGTGCGTGAAGGCTCTCGGCCTATATCCGCAGATACTGGCCTGGCTGATATTCGCCAAACGGCGGAAGAAATGAACATCGAGCTGCAGGACGGCCGCGATCCCTCAGTGCCTGACAGCGCTCGGGGACAATACGAACAGGTCGATACGCGGAAAGCCTTTGTCGAGCACCTGATGGGCTATATCGAGCCGGATAAATTCACTCCGCTCAAGCTCGTTGTCAACGCAGGAAACGGCGCCGCCGGCCCGGTGATCGATGCGATCGAGCAGGCGTTCAAGGACAAGCAGATCCCGGTCACCTTCATCAAGATCTGCCATGAGCCCGACGGCACCTTCCCGAACGGCATTCCCAACCCCATTCTGATCGAAAACCGAGAAACCACCAGCAAGGCGGTACTCGAACACGGCGCGGACATGGGTATCGCCTGGGATGGTGACTTCGATCGTTGCTTCCTGTTCGACGAACAGGGTCGCTTCATTGAAGGTTATTACATCGTAGGCTTGCTGGCAGAGGCATTCCTGAAAAAAGAGCCGGGCGCCGCGATCATCCACGACCCACGGCTCGTCTGGAATACGGTTGAGCAGGTCGAAGAGAACGGTGGCCGGGCGGTACAGACCAAGGCGGGCCACGCCTTCATCAAGGAACGCATGCGCAAGGAAGACGCAGCTTACGGCGGTGAAATGAGTGCGCATCACTATTTCCGCAATTTCGCCTATTGCGACAGCGGTATGATCCCATGGCTGCTGGTGGCTGAACTGCTGTGCCGCAAGGGAGGACCGATGTCGGAAATGGTCGGAGAGCGTATTGCCGCTTATCCGTCTTCTGGTGAAATTAATCTGAAGGTCAATGATGCACCCGCGGTGCTCAAGTCCATCGAGCAGCAGTATGCCAAGGATGCGCTCGACGTCGACTACACTGACGGCGTCAGCATCTGCTTTGCCGACTGGCGTTTCAACCTGCGTGCGTCTAATACGGAACCGGTGATACGTCTCAATGTAGAGAGCCGCGGCGACTTTGATCTGATGGAACGGGAGACTCAGCGGCTGCTGGAGGCCATCAAAGCCTTGTAA
- a CDS encoding NAD(P)/FAD-dependent oxidoreductase: protein MANTYDAVIIGAGFTGLTAAFALSKQGKKVCVLEADDRPGGLGGTFEFADGVTLEKFYHHWFNNDVYVPELVKELGLEGDIITLPSRTGMYFNGRMWKLSTPLDLLRFTALSFVDRIRLGLLVFQVRRIKDWRAIEHLSIREWLEPLCGKRVYKVVWEPLIDSKFSVYAEAVNAVWMWKKLVLRGNTRNDKGGEELAYFKGGFGRLAQAMADAITTNGGVVRYCEEVVKVEPDGKQLRAVQLATGERVEAEQFLFTPAFPLIARMFEGAADETWLKSLRRVKYLGNMCLVLRLKRSLSQTYWLNVNDPGFPFVGVIEHTNFDAPENYAGSHIAFLSRYLAVEDPVWSYSDEQYVDFALEHLQRMFPEMDRSWIIEHRVWRAEYAQPVTERGYSEYVPGQETPFDNAFISTMAQIYPEDRGTNYAIREGRAISKRLVEQKKVSR from the coding sequence GTGGCAAACACCTACGACGCGGTAATTATTGGAGCCGGGTTCACCGGTCTCACAGCTGCCTTCGCGTTATCCAAGCAAGGCAAGAAAGTATGCGTACTTGAAGCCGATGACAGGCCTGGCGGCCTCGGTGGAACCTTTGAATTCGCCGATGGGGTGACGCTCGAGAAGTTCTATCATCATTGGTTCAACAATGATGTATACGTGCCGGAGTTGGTCAAGGAGCTAGGGCTCGAGGGCGACATCATTACGTTACCGTCGCGTACCGGGATGTACTTCAACGGCAGGATGTGGAAGCTGTCCACGCCGCTAGATCTCTTGCGCTTCACGGCGCTGTCCTTCGTTGATCGCATACGGTTGGGCCTGCTGGTGTTCCAGGTTCGACGCATCAAGGACTGGAGAGCGATTGAGCACCTGTCGATTCGCGAGTGGTTGGAGCCTCTTTGCGGTAAGCGCGTATACAAGGTTGTATGGGAGCCGCTGATCGACTCGAAGTTTTCCGTCTACGCCGAAGCGGTTAACGCTGTCTGGATGTGGAAGAAGCTGGTTTTGCGCGGAAATACGCGCAACGACAAGGGTGGTGAGGAGCTGGCCTACTTCAAGGGAGGCTTTGGTAGGCTCGCGCAGGCAATGGCTGACGCTATCACGACGAACGGAGGGGTGGTCCGGTACTGTGAAGAGGTGGTTAAGGTAGAGCCGGACGGCAAACAACTGCGTGCAGTACAACTGGCGACAGGAGAGCGGGTGGAAGCAGAACAGTTTCTGTTCACGCCGGCTTTTCCGCTCATCGCCCGGATGTTCGAGGGTGCTGCCGATGAGACATGGCTCAAGTCGCTGCGCCGGGTGAAGTATCTGGGTAACATGTGTCTTGTACTTCGCCTCAAGCGGAGCCTATCCCAAACGTATTGGCTCAACGTCAACGATCCAGGGTTCCCCTTTGTGGGAGTCATCGAGCATACCAACTTCGACGCACCGGAAAATTACGCTGGCTCGCATATCGCCTTCCTTTCCCGTTATCTGGCAGTCGAGGATCCGGTCTGGTCGTATTCCGACGAACAATATGTCGATTTTGCTTTGGAGCATTTGCAGCGGATGTTCCCCGAAATGGACCGCAGCTGGATCATCGAGCACCGTGTTTGGCGAGCCGAGTATGCACAACCTGTGACCGAGCGCGGGTATTCGGAATATGTGCCTGGGCAGGAGACTCCGTTCGATAACGCATTCATTTCCACTATGGCGCAAATCTATCCCGAGGATCGAGGGACGAACTACGCTATCCGGGAAGGGCGCGCCATTTCGAAACGACTAGTGGAGCAGAAGAAGGTAAGCCGGTAA
- a CDS encoding glycosyltransferase family 2 protein produces the protein MASEPPREVSIVIPVYGSEKILAELVRQVDEVMTEKGRHYEIIFVCDQSPDQSWNVITRLAQEYETVRGILLRMNAGQHNALMAGLAQAQGEIIVTMDDDLQHAPRDIPSLVEQVENGFDVAYGRFTSRKHPLWKIVGSRINNLVAGYLMHKPMDLYLSPFRAFKAVIRDEVLRYQGPYVYVDGLILTVTRNIAQVDVAHQERHAGDSRYGLAKSLSLWMKMATNFSIVPLRITSFLGLVFAGVGFLLALVLIIQKFTLDLMPIGWSSLIVTVLIIGGVQLLAVGMVGEYLGRALLTLNARPQYVVAQRVGGDGADPGAVEQEQKSA, from the coding sequence ATGGCAAGTGAGCCGCCGCGCGAGGTGTCGATAGTCATCCCGGTGTATGGGAGCGAAAAGATCCTGGCTGAGCTGGTAAGACAGGTCGATGAGGTGATGACCGAGAAGGGCCGGCATTACGAAATCATTTTCGTATGCGACCAGTCACCCGACCAAAGCTGGAATGTGATCACCCGGCTTGCTCAGGAATACGAGACTGTGCGAGGCATCCTGTTACGGATGAACGCAGGTCAACACAATGCGCTGATGGCGGGACTTGCTCAGGCTCAAGGTGAAATCATCGTAACGATGGATGACGATCTGCAGCATGCACCCCGGGATATCCCCTCTCTGGTCGAACAGGTCGAGAACGGTTTCGATGTCGCTTACGGCCGCTTCACTTCCCGTAAGCATCCGCTCTGGAAGATCGTAGGTAGCCGCATCAACAATCTGGTTGCCGGCTATCTCATGCACAAGCCGATGGATCTATACCTCTCTCCGTTTCGAGCGTTCAAGGCGGTCATTCGTGACGAGGTGCTCCGTTACCAGGGTCCTTATGTCTACGTGGATGGGCTGATCCTGACGGTGACCCGCAACATCGCCCAGGTTGATGTGGCACATCAGGAGCGGCACGCGGGGGATAGCCGATATGGCTTGGCCAAGTCACTTTCGCTCTGGATGAAAATGGCGACCAACTTTTCCATCGTCCCGTTGCGAATAACGTCGTTCCTGGGGCTGGTTTTTGCTGGCGTCGGTTTTCTTCTTGCGCTTGTACTCATCATCCAGAAATTCACCTTGGATCTCATGCCGATCGGCTGGTCGTCGCTGATCGTTACCGTGCTCATCATAGGTGGAGTACAGCTTTTGGCGGTCGGAATGGTGGGAGAGTATCTCGGCCGAGCACTGTTGACGCTGAATGCCAGACCGCAATACGTCGTGGCTCAGCGCGTCGGCGGTGATGGCGCTGATCCAGGCGCGGTAGAGCAGGAGCAGAAGTCTGCATGA